GAGTCGAACTCTTCGGAAGGTTTCCCAAGTATCGGTTTTGATGCCGGTATGCTGGATGGTGCTTGCGCGCTTGCCATACTTTAGGTATATTGAGCAATAGGTATATATTTGTTGCAGAAAAAATAAGTGCGGGGAAATGATACATGTATTGAAAATAACGCAGGTTGAGTGGTTGTATGAGCGATGAGCTTGAGGATTCACTTGTTGCAAAAAACGAGGAAGAAATAGAGGAAAAAAAGCTTGTGGAGGCACAAAGCACGGCACAGGATTTGGTTGATGTCGCGCCGGCTGATGCACTTGCCTGGTTTGTGAAAGGAAAGACGCTTTACCTTGAGGGGAATTTTGAGGAGGCGCTGTCCTGCCTGGCGCAGGCCGCATCCCTTGACAAGCAGCAGCCTGCGATATGGCACTTGATGGGCTTGACGCTGCTGCCATTAAACAGGGTTGGAGAGGCTCTGGAT
The Candidatus Parvarchaeota archaeon DNA segment above includes these coding regions:
- a CDS encoding tetratricopeptide repeat protein translates to MSDELEDSLVAKNEEEIEEKKLVEAQSTAQDLVDVAPADALAWFVKGKTLYLEGNFEEALSCLAQAASLDKQQPAIWHLMGLTLLPLNRVGEALDALQYASAALPNNSDIKVALGVACLLSGKLEEARVNFDQAYKADPQKTSVVANELYDTYISRSNAVEGSTKALLERMLETRKVAAINGYEV